The genome window CGTCGCTGAGCCGGAGCTGGTGAAAGGAGGTAGGAATCTGGCGAGCTGAGCCGCTTGGGTTGGCATCCTGGGAAGGGGCTGaaccctgggggtggggcagagaccGGCCTCACCCTCTGTTTCCCTCCCTCTTCGTTCGCAGAACCCCTCCCGTCACCCAAGGAACTTATCAATGGCAACATCAAAACGGTGACCGAGTACAAGGAAGAGGAGGACGGCAGCAAGGTGAAAGTGAGTGGAGCAGCTTTCTGGGCCTTCTGTCCTGGTGTGAAGGTGCAAGGCTTTCCCTCcagcccccccatcccaccccgcccCTGGTGCTCACATCCTTCAGACAGAGGGAGCTGGCTGTGGCTTTTGGGTAGACCTTGTAAGTGGTGCTGGGCCATAgcctctatgacagtgatggcgaacctttttgagtgcccaaattgcaaccccaaacccacttatctatcacaaagtgccaacacggccatttaacctgaatactgaggttttagtttagaaaaaaacggtgtgctccgaggcatgcgttactcaggagtaagcttggtgaagcaactgtgcaacgcttcaaatgggtgaatcacgatcctaggagggtttactcagaagcaagctccattgccagcaaccgagcttactcccaggtaaaggatcatgcccaagccagtctagatgtgtgtgtggggggggtgattttccaacccctcccacatgatgaactcagtgcacgagtgcccacagagagggctctgagtgccacctctggcacccatgccataggttcgccaccactgctctatgacataggtgtcaaactcgcagccctccagatgtgatggactgcagttcccatcatcccctgccagtatgatgctggcaggggatgatgggaactgtagtccataacatctggagggccgtgagtttgacacctgtgctctatgagGACATCTGGAATTCTGGCCTTGAGCACACCACAAGTGCTGGCGTTTTCCTGGCGTTCGCCACTCAGTTCACACCCGTGAAGCTTCCTTATAGTAACTCGGTCCGTCAGAGTAAGTCTTGTCTGCTCAAACTGGCGGCGGCAGCTtgccagggtctctggcagaggcctttcgCATCAActccccctccctacccttccACCCAAGGCAGGTAGACAGGTCATGATTAGGTGATAGGCTGTCAGGTCTACGATTCATTCAGTGACAGGCTCTGGATTTTCTCTCAATCAGAAGTCTTCTTTGGAATGAACATCGAACCCCTGGCTTtggtaaagccagttctaacCCACACCCCAACTTCCCAAAGGTTTATTAACCCCACAGCccactccctcccccgcccccagctatGCAAAGCAAAAGTAGAGGAAAACGAAAGTCCCTTCCCAAGGTCTAGGGAAAGATATGGAGCCCTCTGGCTGCCCCTCCCAACACGAAGAAGTCCAAAGATGCCGCTGTTATCTGTAGTTGCaagcacagagagagaaaaagcaatGAATGGCAAGATTCAGCAACCCAGAGGGGCCCCAGACCTTAAGATGTTAAGCGCACGCTGACAtaggcccccttccccccagggtgggtgggccttgaccagacGATGGGTCCCCTCCCTACCCTTCTTCCCCAGGTGGGTGGACCACAACCAGATGACGGGCCCCTTCTCTCAAGGTGCGTTTGTCACAACCAGATTCCAAACCCctatccccttccccccagggtgagtGGGTTGCAATCAGGTgatggaccccctccccccaggtgggtgggccatgccagatgacaggccccctcccttccacccagggtaggtgggccacaaccagatgccggaagccctccccctttcccccctaacCCTATAttcccccccagggtgggtgaacCACAACCAGATGACTagttccttccccccttccctaccCTTTCCCCCAGGGAGGGTGGGCCATGACAAGATGATgggcttccctcccacccccacatgcttttaactggagattgaacttggggccttcagcatgacgaggaggaggagggtggtagtagtagtagtagtagtagtttggatttatatcccccctttctctcctgcaggagactcaaagtggcttacaatctccttgcccttcccccttcacaacaaacaccctgtgaggtaggtggggctgagagagctccgagaagctgtgactcgcccaaggtcacccagctggcgtgtgtgggagtgtacaggctaatctgaattccccagataagccttcacagctcaagtggcagagcaaggaatcaaacccagttcctccagattagaatgcacctgctcttaaccgctacgccacactTAGAACAGGGGAGTGGCAGCGACAAGAGACAGTTTAACCGTTCCCTGAGCTCCTGCTTCTTTTCTCCAAACTTTCCCCTTCGGGCCTTCCGTTGGTTAAGGACAGATGCAGTCCaaaatcaaacccgcttcctccagattagatacacgagctcttaacctcctacgccactgctgagagagccccaaagacctgtgactcgcccaaggtcacccagctggcatgtgtaggagtgcacaggctaatctggttccccagataagcctccacagctcaagaggcagagcagggaatcaaacctggttctccagattagagtgcacctgccctgaaccacgacaccacgctggctcttctacTGAGCTACAGCTCCTTCCCAAATGCCTCCTCCTGGGTCCTCCGTGGTCCCTCCTGCCTACGCAGACTGGCAGCAGATCCCCAGGGGCTCAGGTGGAGGCCTTTCAAATCACCTGCCACCTGGTCCTTTGTACTTggggatgctggggattgaacctggggtctCCTGCACGCCAAGCAGCTGCTCTTCCCCCGAGGCCCTCCCCAAACACTAAGTTGCTGTTGTATTTGGCAGATCATTCGCACTTTTCGGATCGAGACCCGGAAGGCGTCCAAGGCTGTGGCGAGGCGAAAGGTGAGCAGGGAAGCCAGGATGGCCACACAAAGAGCTCGTTTAAGTCATTTTCACTCCTCCTGAATTTGCCGTGCAGCAGCAAGCTTAGAACCCCAAGGACACACGAGGCTGCCTTGGGTTGAATCagcccatcaaggtcagcattgcctactctgattggcagctgctctccagagtttcaAGCAGAGGTCTCTCACGTCAATTGCCACCATATCTTTTTAACCGGAGATGCTAGGATTGAGTTcacgaccttctgcatgcaaaggaagaagaagaggagtttagatttacaccccacctttctctcctgtaaggagactcacggtggcttacaagctcctttcccttcctctccccacaacaaacaccttgtgagataggtggggctgagagagttccaaagaactgtgactagaccaaggtcacccagcagggatgtaggagtgcagaaacacatctggttcaccagataagcctctgccactcaggtgaaggagtgggtaatcaaacccagttctccagattagaaagagACTCTTCCCGGACCGGTTCACCTTCATGATTTTTCATAAGAAGTCTTGTACAGTTTCCATTAAAGCAAACCCTTTCTGTTGCTCTCCAGCACTGTCGGGGACTTAAGCACCGAGAATCCCTGTATTCTGTCGTATCATCTTGGCTGCTTTTCTCACACCTGTTTTTTTCCGAGGAATCTCGGTGCATTTCTTTTTTGAGTTCCTAAGTAACTCACTCTGCATTTGGGATCTGCTTGTTGGGGACTTGAGACTTCAGCCCTGAAGTCATTCTAGCCTTTTGATGATTACAAGCAAAGCTGGAAGCTCCAGCTAGTTCTGTCATTCTCTTTCCCTAGAACTGGAAGAAGTTTGGCAACTCAGAATTCGATGCTCCTGGCCCAAATGTGGCTACAACCACTGTCAGCGATGATGTCTTCATGACTTTCATTACCAGCAAGGAGGTGAGTGCCAGAGCAGAGGGAATTTAAGGAGTTAATTCAAGGGGTCTCCAATctgtgtccctccagatgttcatggactacaattcccatcagcccctgccagcatggccaagtggcaaaGCAgacaggaattgtaatccatgaacgtCTAGAGGGCATAGGTGGGGGGCTTCATTTATAGTGGAGATTTTTTGCTGACTCAAGTCAGATCGTGcaagtttaaaacaaaaagtaaCAAACATTTAAACTGAATTGCAGGACTAGAGAATGCAGAAATGAGCATAACGTATCATCTGATGTTCAGAAGAGAACAGGGTTTTGGAGATGCGCGGTGGACTGGTGcctctttatttgtttgtttaaaatatttcacagCTGCCTTTTTTCCTTGTGGAGCTCAAGGCGGCTTTCAGCGTCGATAAAAACAAATAACACAAAACACATTAAAGCATAAAAACCAAAGCTGGAAATCACAAACTCAGGACTGCCCAAACTTAACTAAAGGCAGCGCTAAATAAAGCCATCTTCGAGTGTCTCCCAAAGATTGAAAATGAGAGAACAAGACTCGCCgctctggggaggttgttccgcGATCACGTGGCTTCCACTGGAAAGACGCTGTCTCATGTGCCTGTCAGGTGAGCTCCTTTGATCGATGGGGCAGCCAGGAGAGCCTGTCCACTAGGCTGGGACGTAAGAGCACCACGATCCCACCACAGAGatctttaaaggtcaaaaccaacaagTTGGATTGAGTTCTGCCGCAGATCGGGAGCCAGTGTAATTACCGTGCGTTTGTATTGCAGGCCGGAGGCCGAGTGCTTTGGATTCCCCTGCCTTGGCAAGCAAAGAAGTGCATCAGCAGGCCAGCCTGGCAAGCTTGACCAGAGTTGGGCTTGCCTGGCCTCCAAATGGCTGGGAAAATGAGCTTTTGGTCATTCCCTTAACTGTTCCTTTTGACAGGACCTGAACTGCCAAGAGGAGGAAGATCCCATGAACAAGCTGAAAGGGGGCAAGATCGTCTCCTGCCGTATCTGCAAGGGCGACCACTGGACCACTCGCTGCCCTTACAAGGACACGCTGGGGCCCATGCAGAAGGAGCTGGCTGAACAGCTGGGCCTCTCAACAGGCGAGAAGGAAAAACTGCCAGGAGGTGAGGGAGCTGGGAATCTTGGAAGGGCACGAGGGTGGGAAGGAAGCTGGAGCTCAGCCTGTCTCTAAATCGGTGCCTCTCATTTCTGCAGAACCAGAGCCTGTGCAAGCCCAGCAGAGCAAGACTGGGAAATATGTGCCTCCTAGCCTGAGAGACGGAGCCAGCCGCAGAGGGGAGTCAATGCAGCCCAACCGGAGAGGTAGGTGGCGTCAGAACGGAATCTGCCTCAGGCGGCTATTACTGCTGGCAGTCAGTGGTTTGGGCCGCCCCACCagtgtggttaagaacaggttaatctggaggaaccgggtttgattccccgctctgccacttgagctgtggaagcttatctggtgaaccagattagcttgtgcgctccaacaaatgccagctgagtgaccttgggcgagtcacagttcttcagagctctctcagccccacccatctcacagggtgtttgttgtaggtgggggggggggagagggaaaggagtttgtaagcccctttgagtctccttaacaggagagaaaggggggatataaatccaactcttgttcttcttcttcactctgtgCAAACCTAGGTTTGCTTGGAAACAAACTGTGgtctctcttctcccccctcaGCCGATGATAATGCCACCATCCGGGTTACCAACCTGTCTGAGGACACCAGAGAGACTGACCTGCAGGAGCTCTTCCGCCCTTTTGGGTCCATCTCCCGGATCTATTTGGCCAAGGACAAGACCACCGGCCAGTCCAAGGTGAGGAGGGAGGGATTGCAAATCAGGCAGGGGACAGGCTGGAGGGCAGGCAAagctttctctttcctctttgatTCTCACAtagatacattatttatttatttatttatttggttatatttctataccgccctcccccgaagggctcagggcggtgaacaaaacagaatAGAGCGCATAAATCAaagctaaaatccaataaatattaggtaatttttggctctatataaaataaccccatcctattaaaacgcagcattattaaaatcagcataaaagatggcgcctactatcaagtcccctaaaacaaaaggggggagtGGGACGGCAGGACCCACTGATGTTCAGGGGGgccatcagcagccggcctccccaaaggcccggcggaacagctcggtcttacaggccctgcagaactcgttaagatcccgcagggccctgacagctggagggagagcgttccaccaggccagggccagagctgtaaagactctggcccgggtggaggctagccgcatcattgaggggccagggaccaccagtaaattggcctctgctgaacgcagaggaaCCGGATTCTGGACGCATTATGCGGGTAAGACTGTTCCGCTGTGTAATGAGGCCCCCAAGgccgctcaaggccttaaaggttaataccaacaccttgaaagtgattcggaattcaatcggtagccagtgcagacagcgaagcacaggtgtgatgtgatctctggtggcaccccctgtgagcatacgagccgctgcattctggaccaatttcagtttccaaatcagacgcaagggaaggccctcgtagagcgagttgcaatagtctagcctggaggtgaccgttgcatggatcacagtggccagatcagcttgggagaggaagggggccagccgtcgggcttgACGTAGGTGgaaaaacgcgacccgggttacatgggccacctgagtctccatggaaagagacgaatccaggtggacctcccAGGTCACGAACGGAGGGGGCAGTTCCAATATAGCCCCTTCCCACATGAAGCTTCCTTGTACTGAATTAGACACCGCtggtctatcaaggccagtattgtctgctctgactgacagcagTTGTCCAGGGTCTCCGACAAGGGTCTGTCacctgcctgatccttttaactagaaggtgcagggattgaacctggggccttctgcattctGAGCAGAGGCTTTGCTGCTGAGCCacgtcccctccccacacatgaagctgccttcgaCTGAATCAGATCCTTAGTCCGTCAACGTCTGCAtcgcctactcagactggcagctgctctccagggtctcaggcggaggtctttcacatcaccaactacctggtccttctaacccaggggtgggcaattatttgtggagggcagggccaaatattgtggagggcagggccaaggcaaccggcttctgcggggctttcaaaggcgcctcgctccccagcaaggcaggggggccagtcagggtcatccagcgggccggatatggcccgcgggccgtataatgcccaggtctgttctaacCGGAAATGCTGGGGATCGAATTTGGgacttccactgagccacaaaccctccccaaacagatcCTTGGCCGCcaaggtcagttttgtctactcAGGTTTACAGCAACTCCACAGCTGAGGTCTTTTGCATTACTTCCTGCCAGATCTTTGTTTTAATGCAGGGGTGTCTAGCtgtggccctgcagatgttcatggactatgatcccCATCAgccaccatgatgctggcaggggctggtgggaatctcagtccatgaacatctggaaggccagagttggacacaccccTGTTTTAAGGGATTTAATCAGGGACCTGGCAGATAGCAGCTcttccacagcccctccctcaccCTCCTGGGTCTCTTCCATTTCAGGGCTTTGCCTTCATCAGCTTCCACCGCCGCGAGGATGCTGCCAGGGCTATTGCAGGGGTGTCCGGTTTCGGCTACGATCACTTGATCCTCAATGTGGAATGGGCCAAGTAAGTAACaccgggaggtggggggggggtgtctcccagAGGAAATCAGGTACCTCCTTCCAGACAGCAGATGTCTCTGAAAGAAACTAGTCTTCCAGCAGCAAGGGATCATTCCATGCACACAGAAAGCTAGTGTGTCAGGAAGGACGCCAGGCTAGCACCATTTGTGTTGAGAATTCGAGTCCAAGATGGTacaagcaaaacagaaatgtacTGACTTAATCAGAAGCTTTAATGCCCACTTTTACCAGGAatgagcagggtataaatatatttatttttaaaaataataaatgatttttttaggTATTCCGGTGATTGTTATCAATATATACGGAATGCATTCACCCATTATACAGTGCAACTAATACTTAAACCAGTCCCCAGTTTACAGTCCATTTCATATCAAAATGAAGTGTATCCTCTTAATATACATGGACATGGTTTAGAAATTCACTGGAAAGCACACTGCTTTCGAGGCAAATGATTTGTGGGCGGCTATTTCATGTTCCTTGAGTAAAGCAGAAGAGCTTCAAAAGCTCTGAGCACGCCGAACGTAGCACAcgttttttttttcccaaaaaactgGTCAGGGACTATAGAGCAAGTCCTGTTTGAAGAAGCTGACAGTTAACACATGGGACAGACTTTGAATCCGGACGTCCGTCCAGGACTTTTATTTCTGTACGTGAATTTCTATACCATTTCATGCATGTTAAATTGACAGTTTACAGTTCACATTTGAATGTGAAATTGACTGTAATGTGAAATTGATTGAAGCATTATTTGCACTGTATAAAGGATGAATGCATTTCATAGATATtgataaaaaaattataattggGTTAAGCTTTCATACATATGTAAAAAATAACCAGTTAGAAAATATATTGAACTAACCAATACGTTAATATTGTGACTGTGCTTCATGTAGCCTGGTTACAGACTGCCGTGTCTGTCAAtctcctcccaataaccagactctagAATTGCAGAAATCAGGTTTATTGGATCAGAGTACGAACTGGTACACTCCAGCAGGGTTTTTGCCAAATTCGCTAAGCGCCCCTTCCCCGAACGGTCCCAAAAGCACAAAGCTTTCTCAAGCTGCCCATCTCTTTCCGAGATCGATAAGAAGCAGGTGGCGTCTGGCTGCTCTAAACAAAGCGCAAGCTTAGATCTATTAAAGCGTTTGGAGCTGTAAGACACATGCTTTAGCAGCATTCTTCTCCTGATACAGAGCCCGcgattcgtggctggcatcttcagaggatcgtagctacgattctctgaagatgccagccacagatgcaggtgaaacgtcaggagagaatgctgctagaacatggccatacagcccggaaaccacacagcaacccagtgattccggccgtgaaagccttcgacaaggatATAAACGGATATAATTGGTGGCACAATCTCCTGGACTCCCCAGAGTGGTGATGACAGGACGCAAGCAGATCCGGCCTTTACACAGAATTGGCGTTTGGCATTCGGTGTTATTTTATAATTCCTCATTATTTGATGTTTGGAGAAAGGAAGGCGTCTTCGAAGGCCGGCCTCTTCCAGGATTGTCAAGGCACCTGCACTGAATATCTGTGTCAGGGTCCACAACATGGCGCCCAGTGGCACCCACTAATGCCTTTCTtgacacccaccaagtgtttttagaaattagGTGGGGCtcctgcccagcaaggcttctgattggcccctggagatctcattggctgtgcaggttaaaATAATATCGTTTTGGTGGCAGCAGCTACTACAGTGTTGGTTTTATCCTCGCCTCTTTCCAAGCGTATTTAAAAATTACTCGTTGGGCTTCTGCATGTGCGAGTGGCTCTGCTTTCCGTGGTAGCCGTTTTGTGGTTGCACCCCGCACCCTGAGTCAAAGATCCCCACAAAGGCTCCAAAAGATTGCAGGTTCCTGATCTGTGCTAGGAAGCAGGTTAGAAAGTATTTCTCGACACCTATGACTCGGGCAGATACCCTGGATCGccagaaagacaaataaatgggttctagatcagatTAAACCTGAAGTCTCCCTGGAAGCTACAAGGCTTCTTGTACCTGGGTCACAGCGTGAGAAGACAAGAGGCACGGGAAGAGACAGTactgctaggaaaagtggaaggccgtcagaaaagaggaagactcgaTATGAACTGGATGGAcccagtcaaggaagccacagcctgcagtttgcaagacctgagcaaggttgctAACGACAGGATGTTCTGGAAGTCATTCATTATTAGGGTCGACATCCGTTGGAAACCACTTGAAAGCACGCACATGCTTGACAGTTCTGGGTGTGGCGGCGGCTGCTCTTTTGTGCTGGAGTCCTGTAAATGCCTGACTTGAGCAGCAGacttatatatataaacctttattaggcatagaatccatataacagccaacattgtccaaacaagtatcccatacatgagagccatcgcaggtaatcatttcaaagtttctataaggaacctagctacaaaagttaaaatctcggaggcggaattgtttagtggaaacgtaatcttccccacagcagagtattcattaaagattacaggacaacgagcaaaaagtctggtccgagatccctcgtatttggggcagttgagcaatatatgttccatggtttgaatcgctgtgatacaatgaggacatttccttgtcgcatagagcaagggaaggagttacatcgagccctagtgattatccatctatgcttgggctcctgaagtaaactcaaataatctgccatgtgattgattttaaatttgatattaaaaaataggggggagcaattgcttctcgccttgtcctgcagaacttgaaactcttgatctagcagtcgcctttttaattgagagaagatttcagaagcaggcagcatttgcaaggcttcccaggaaaatcccagacTTGAGAACCTGAAGAAAAATAGActgtaaacaaagtaaaataaagtTCAGGACAGTAGAAGGTGGTTACAGTTAAGTCCGGTTTCTTAGAACGTAGCAGAAGCTGTACGCACTTCTGGCTGTTATAGTCAATCACCGAGCTTAGAAACCAGGGTTTGCTGTCTTCCATGGTGATTCTCCACATTCTGTACCAAATCCCAAGTCAATCGCAGACTCTCCCTGCTTGTCCAGATGTTTAATAGTGTTCCTGTTTCCCTTCTAGGCCTTCCACCAACTGAGACTTGCTGCCTGGCACCATTCCCTGGAAACGGCCTTCTTCAGTTTTAACCACAGTTGTCAGTCACCAATAAAAGGTTCGGTTCACTCTGTTCCGTGGTGTCTCATTCTGTCAAAGCAAGCTTGGGTTGCACAATTGCACCTCAGTGGTGGCCCACTTCCTTTTCCTCGGCAAACTCTGACCCAGCTGACCGTCTACTGTCGCAGTTCTTTGTGTGAGTCATACGTAGAGATATAGAATAGAATTTGCTTGCCTGCAAATCAACTCTTGGTCAACAAAGTAGTTAACAGTAATGTACCAAGCCAATGTCAAGGTCCAGCAGAAGAGAAAGCAGcggggtttggtttttttaaaagaaggggtGCCAAGGTGAACTAGTGCCAAAAAATTGTAGTGAAAGGATTATCCGCTTGAAGGCTAGAAGGGAGACTAGCTATGCGTGCTTTCTGGAAGAAAGAGTTTCGTAGCTTCTCTCTTGCCGTCAAAAACGCACTCCTCTTCTACTCTatgaagaagataagaagaagagtttggatttctatccccctttgtctcctgtaaggactgcccctggggaggggctgtggctcagtaataGAACCTGTGATTGGCATGCCCAAGGTCTCAGgctcaattcccggcatctccagttaaaagggccaggcAGGAAAGGATATGAAGGACCTTAGCCTGAAGCCTTGGAGAGCGGCTGCCggcagagtagacaacactgagttTGCTGGACcaaggtctgattcagcataaggcagattTGCGTAttcatgaagaagagttggatttatatcccccctttctctcctgtagggagactcaaaggggcttacaatctccttgccctccccccctcacaacaaacaccctttgaggtgggtggggctgagagagctccgaagaactgtgactcgcccaaggtcacccagctggcgtgtgtgggagtgcccaggctaatctgaattccccggataagcctccacagctcaagtggctgagcagggaatcaaacccagttctccagattagagtgcacctgctcttaaccactagaccacgctggctctcagtaaaCAATAGTCTGGAGAGCCAGAGCCGCCAACATTTGCTTCCAAGCCTGGCACCAATGAATCTTCCCTCCAAAGCGAGCATCGGC of Sphaerodactylus townsendi isolate TG3544 linkage group LG03, MPM_Stown_v2.3, whole genome shotgun sequence contains these proteins:
- the EIF3G gene encoding eukaryotic translation initiation factor 3 subunit G; amino-acid sequence: MPTGDYDSKPSWADQVEEEGGDDAEAALFPHAEKCVTSELLKDIPLTEVVSVERVAEPELVKGEPLPSPKELINGNIKTVTEYKEEEDGSKVKIIRTFRIETRKASKAVARRKNWKKFGNSEFDAPGPNVATTTVSDDVFMTFITSKEDLNCQEEEDPMNKLKGGKIVSCRICKGDHWTTRCPYKDTLGPMQKELAEQLGLSTGEKEKLPGEPEPVQAQQSKTGKYVPPSLRDGASRRGESMQPNRRADDNATIRVTNLSEDTRETDLQELFRPFGSISRIYLAKDKTTGQSKGFAFISFHRREDAARAIAGVSGFGYDHLILNVEWAKPSTN